In the Triticum aestivum cultivar Chinese Spring chromosome 2B, IWGSC CS RefSeq v2.1, whole genome shotgun sequence genome, atccatctcgctacaaaCTGCTTCCTTCccgtagtcagcatcttcagatgcataggcctctgaaatagaactgggagtgtcatctatgagatacacaagaaaatcatcaccaaaggactttgcagtcctatgtctcttgctcctaataggaccttcattgttctcctccacaggactttcaaagtgttccatcgaaatggcaggttcggtaattgtaactggttcctgattcgatgaaataggcatctcctgattagatgaggtagccatatccttcatgggaaagatatcttcaaagaaagtcgcatcattcgactccatgatcgtaccgacatgcatatcagatacctcagattttacaaccaataatctatagccaatgctatgaaaagcatatcccaagaaaacacaatccacagtctttggtccaagtttccgcttctttggaattggaacattgactttcgccaaacaaccccatgttcgcagataagagagttttaaccttttcttctcccactcctcgaatggagttatctctttgttctttgtggggactcgatttaggacatgacacgctGTCAATAtggcctccccccaccatgccttggagagacccgatgtgtctaacatggcgttaaccaaatcagttagagtacggttctttctttcggccaccccatttgactgaggtgagtagggagacgtcctctcatggattataccatgttccgcacaaaaagcatcaaattcattggaaaaatactctccaccacggtcggacctaagcctcttgatttttcgatcaagttggtttttccacttcagctttatagatcttgaaaaagttcaaagcctcatccttagatttcagaagatacacacagcagtatctagtggagtcgtcaattaacgtcatgaaatatttctttccaccttttgtcaaaacaccattcatttcacatagatctgaatgtataagttctagtggtgcaagatttctcgtttccgcagtcacgtgagatttacgaggttgcttagcttgcacacacacttgacacttagatcccttaacggtggtgaaactagggattaagttcaacttcgctagtcgcgacatgcaactaaagttaacatgacagagtcgtgaatgccacacatttgattcactattgttgcaaatatgattaacaactttattgcaaacgtctgataaggataaacgaaataggcctcctgactcatagcctttaccaacaaaggttccatacttggatattacaaatttatttgactcaaagacaagcttatagccatctctacacagaagagatccgctaacaagatttttattgacggaggggacataatgcacgttcttcagccgcacgatcttcctcgaagtaaacttcagatcgaccgtgccaacaccacaaacagaagcacttgaaccgttgcccatcagcacggttgaagtccctgtggtctgataagacgaaaacatggaaatatcaccgcatacatgcacattagcacccgtgtcaatcaaccagtcaggagaatgacatactgaaagaatagtgggaaatataccatacccagcatccttcatgtcagtgtctccaatgacaacattagcggtcttgccgcctttccgaggatgacgcttgtcatagcgattagggcaactaggagcccaatgatcaggatctccacacacatgacaagcacctttcttcttgccattcttcttcttgaagttcgtgtgttgcacagccttgttcttcccatcaaactttgctttaccatcaaacttgcccttgttcttgaacttgtggggctggaagttctacTTCTGTACCACATTgtcactagatcctccctcaatacctcgagcacgtgtgtcctttgctctcgccttttcttccacatcaagagtaccaatgagatccggaacggaaaactcttgtctcttatgtttcagtaaggtagcaaagttcctccatgaaggaggaagcttagtgatgataccgccggcaacaaacttgtccggtagcatgcaattgaagtgctcaagttctctagcaaatgactgtatctcatgagcctgctcaaccacggagcgctcttcagtcatcctgtaatcatagaattgctccatgatgtacagctcagtgccggcatccgagaccccaaacttggcctcgagtgcgtcccgcatatcttttccattatcaattgacgcataagcatcaactatgttctctccaagaacactcaagagcacagccttaaacaaggtatccattttctgaaaagcttgtgcctgttgggcatcttgctctccttcaggtttgccaagagtggcgtcatagcaactcatggtttgaaaccataagactgctctcacgcgccacctcttatagtggataccctcaaacataggaggtctcatggaagcagcaaaaccacttggggtaaattgcctatgataaggtttttggattgttggaaatatgagcaatttaccgaatgattttattaacagaaatagtagataaaacatgactaaaatagcaaatataaagcaagtcatgcaatctgacagaaaGAAGGTAAACatcttctgcatatatgaacttgaggtaaacacatctagaacagtcaCTAGATGAAGTTGGTTATtcgacatagaacctaacatacgtatgacagaaactagagccaagaactgtagcaggacttctaacagaaaggagaagaacacgtacggcacagcagcagcagaagcgctggacttgggatcggtgtcctcgcctgccatgtcgtcgaggaggtcgtggacgtcgcggaagaagtcgtcgtcgaggaagtagtcgtcggcgaccggatcgtccgtgatgaatcagccagtagtcgcgcagaacgctccccaaaaaccttatcacccttctcccgtacaggactcaaagagtgcggtttcggaggcctactgtcccgacctgcggtgcacgccgcaagccgggatggagaagatcgtagcagcagcgcagtgctcaggaaccggtggcgagaggaagaagtagttctggtacgtcttgctgagaggagcgacctcccttttataggcgcaagagaaggaggcgagagggcagcgccgggagctgaagggaccgagggagatgaaacgaacagacAGCAGCCGAAGAGTGCAGCGTTCGCATTTAACCTCCACTACAGCAAAAAACTTTCCAtctcccgagtgacctttcgtatacccgttgtgcgtggcaaaaatttagacatcggctcggctcattcccgcaacccgcaacccgcggcgcgtcgtgacgaggcgtggcgtggcgtggcgtggcgagacgggcggcggaggaggagcgcgcgtggatgtccctcttgttctcatgctcatacaagtggggaaagaaccccccttataaggaggtccaactcccactaaactagcaatgtgggactaaacttttagtagtatcccttgccttgcacaaatgggctaagtgggcctctaggatttattaggaatttctgaaatagttattgggctgcccaaaatagactaaattccagcaatcccccagcagatcccagaggcacatggaaatttgcctttggttccaaaacgctgttttatataccggtactgcagtggagactgttaagttgaacttccagttagaactctatgctacactagtaagcaacttgaacagtggactggaccttgaactgcaagttttctgcgaatctagcttcacataaagccttgaccgatacgtggctaccgtgggtcttccccgcgggtggagcttatgcgtcatactccgtgacctttcatgagtttactagagagaaccctactctcatagattgcgacgtttgacaatcagactcatataggtgtgttcttcaaaagatgttctgcaggataacatatctgcttaaataagccacttagaacacattaagatatacatcaacctgccatgcagattaggagagtattgcatcctccgatcacaaaggttaccactgtgaacaactcatattgtgacctttcgtatacccgtagtgcgtggcaaaaatttagacatcggctcggctcattcccgcaacccgcggcgggcggcggaggaggagcgcgcgtggatgttcctcttgttctcatgctcatacaagtggggaaagaaccccccttataaggaggtccaacttccactgaactagcaatgtgggactaaacttttagtagtatcccttgccttgcacaaatgggctaagtgggcctctagaatttattaggaatttttaaaatagttattgggcttcccaaaatagactaaattccagcagtgTCGACACTCTCCGCGTCCAAAAAACACTTATGCACTTTACTAATGTAGGAGTAGTACGTAGTACGAGTAGTCCCCAATCTACGAGACCACAACAAACACCATTCTGGAGTCATTACGAAAAAAAAACAATCTTACAAATTGTGTAGGCAAGCGTAGGACCATTCTAGTAAACCAGTCACCGTCTGTCAAGCAAGATTACTTGCAGATTCCAAGGTCACGTGCAAATGCTTCACTGCTGATAAACAAAGTGGGTGCGGTGCAGATCTCGACAAAGCTGCTCCCTCGAGCGAAGCCTGCCTGGAAATGCAAGATGTCATTTTCCCCTAGTATATTCGCACGCTCCTACCATCAGTGAAATGTGGAATCTTCATTCGTGTGCAACTGTAATTGCAGCCTGCAGGGTGCATCCCCCTTGGTCCGTAGCGTGCCCGGCAACCGTGGTGGTGACACCAGCTGGCTTCATGCACGGCTTGTACGTATTGCACGCGCAGGTGTGTGACAGGCTGATGATGATTCGTTTGATTGCGCAGACAAGATATGTACGCGTGCCAAGCTCCCAGTGATTGGGCTGGTGGCACCAGGGTGGTGCCTGGCGCCGTGCCGCGCATGCACGGCACGTCCCCAATAATCCTGTATCGAGCACCGTCCGGTGAAAAAGTGCATCTATCAATTTTCTGGTTTTCTATTGtgcttatttttcttcttctaaaagGACACGAATGATACGGTAATCCTGTATCGAGCACCGTCCGGTAAATTATTGACTTACCTACAGCGTTCTTTTTTGCTAGGAAAAGCGTAACAGGGAGTACTATTAGTATTTCCAGTCCTGATCAATCGTCCGGTTTTCTATACGTCGACATGGACATTTCATGGACACTCGTCTGTCCTCTTCGTTGaactcagggccggccctggggcatGGGCAGGGGGGCGATGGCCCAGGGCCCAACCCAGGGAGGGGCCCATGATGTAGTGCACATATATAATATAGCCGAGCAAAAATAGGTGAgaaaaaaaattatgagagaaaaaaaACAAGATGAGGTAGGCCCATCAGATAGCAGGTAGCGATTAGCGAAGCGTCACGCACGCCGCAGGGCAAGGCCGCTCGTTTCGATTGTGAAACAAATCAATCGAAAATCTCGCGGACGCCTCGCTCGTCTGTTCGTCCTCTCGTCGCTGTGGTCGCCTCGGTCACCGCTGCGCGCGTCGCCCGCCGTGCGGCAATCCAGCAGCCGCAGCCCGCAACAGTACGTATACGTACGTATGTGAGCAGTGAGCGCAGCCCACAGCAGTACGTATATACGTATCCATGCATAACTCTCTGTATCATGTTCCTAATCCATCCCTGCAAACCCAATTTCAGTAATTTCTTTTTTTTAGAACGTATTCAACTATTCATCCATGATCCATCCTCTAATTTCAGTGTTTACGAAGTTCCAAATTTTAATGTATAGTTTTCGAATTCAATCTTTCATAGTATGTATTCAACCATTCTTTTTTTTGTCATTCTATGCACATGTCTAGGGTTTCAATCATTCAAATCATCCGATGTATAAATTTCTAATTCCTTGAATAATTTTTTCTTCATAATATTAGGACATTAGCCCGCCATATTGCCTAAGAAGCATTTGTCAGTTGCTCAAACAAGGAGAAAAAAGATAGAAAGGGATCTGAAGATTCAACAACTGAAGGGTACTTAATTATTATTGTTGTCGATGAAGTCAGTTGAATTTGGTTCTTATTTGAGGTAATCATATCATGTTACTTTCAATTTtctatatttttagtatttttgtcgTAATATGGCATTGTCCAACAATTATTATGTTCAAGTTTATGTACCACGCACGCGCATACATATATATGATCTTAGGACATAGGGGCACATGGCATCGAGTTCGCCTAGGGCCTCCCGAAACACAGGGCCGGCCCTGGTTGAACTAAAACCACCaagagtaatttggaatggagggagtagataaaGAACCCATCCACGTCACTCATAACTCCTCCCTTCGTCGTTCTCGTCGCGGTGGAGCCAAATGCTTGGCCCACCTTAGCCATGGAGCCAATCACACCAGTACACTCAAGCATGCTGGAATGCAATAGCCGGACCGCTCCCATCGTCAAAGACGGACCATGGTTTCCCAGGCCGCCAGCTCCAGTGCACCAATAATGGCCTTCCCTTGCTCCATTTCCCCCATATATACCCGCCCTCCCCCATCGCACTGCTGCACCAAACTCACCCACCTTTTCCCCTCCAAGAGCAGCAGCGAACTCTGAGTTCTACTAGCTCAAGCACAAGCCCGAGCTAGCTGCCTAGAAGAAGCCTCTGTTGAACCATGGCGGCATCAGTAGCTTGCGCCTTCTTCTTCGACGCCGAGCCGGCCGGCGAGCCCGGCAAGCACGCGCTGGACGCGTGCGCGCTCTGCGCCAAGCGGCTGGCACGCGACAGCGACGTCTTCATGTACAGAGGGGACACGCCCTTCTGCAGCGAGGAGTGCCGCCACGAGCAGATGCACCTCGACGCCGTCTGCGCCAGGCAGGCCGCGCGGAGACTGCAGCGCTTCTCGGCGGAGACGGAGTCCCAGTCCCACCGTGGGCAGCGGCAGTCCCGGAAGGTGTCCATCGCCGGCTAGCCGCGGAAAGTTTTGTTTGGATCGACAAGATAACCATTGATGTTGTTTTGAAGAAACGACCGCTGTATTCTGAAGAAACGACTGCTGTATTCTGAAGAACCATCGATGTTGTTTTGGGAGGCAGTGCAGGGCACGGCATCCGGTGGTAGGTGCCTGTTGCTTCCCATATGTGTCCATGGCAAGCTAATTATGCTGCCCGGGTGCCTGTAGATTCTTGGTTGATCTGTGCTGTGCCGGTGATTTGATTTGGTTGGAaacaaaatagaaaaggccatggaTCTGAAGGAGGCAATCAaacatgattcacaagttgttcaACTTCAGTGTAGGCCACCTGTGTGCCCCGTCTCTTATTTCGTTTCCCTGAATTATTGGATCCTGTTTGGTTTTTGGTCCGACATGCTAGGTACACTCTGCAACAGCAGTGTCACCGTTAAAATGGACTTGATATAAATTAGGATATGAATTATCATGTTTCCCTGAATGGTATGGTTTTACTCTAAATCTTCTGAGATTTTTTTATTATGCGCAATTAAATTGACCAGTTTGATCCGCCTGCCTTTGGCTTCCCACACGGGTGATTCGGTGAATCTTACGATATTACTGACCACTCCCAACAAATTGAACCCttgtgatatactccctccgtaaactaatataaaagcgtttagaatactaaagtagtgatctaaacgctcttatattagtttacagagggagtactcccTCGGAGGGGCGGAGCTCAGTTGGGGCAGACCTGCGCCATGGCCCGCCCAGGATTTTGACAAAAAATAGTAATACCTATACTTCTGTAGGTCAGCCCAGTAACTATGTAACGTCCATTCAGGCTACTACTTGTCGATGCAAAAGCCAGTAGGGTGGCTGCTGGCCAGCGTCCTCCACCTGCAGCGAGATGAGTCTGCTTCTGCTCGTCTTGGTTGTACCGGCACACAATAGAGAGCAGACGCCAAGCCCGCCATAGGTCCAATAACCATGCAGAAGCAGCCTCACAGGTCACAGCAAGCAGCGTCCAGCCGGCGGCCAGTACTGCATCTTAAATTCCCTTGCAATTGCGAGTCTATACAATATAATTAATCTAATTTCTTCCCTCAAATTCTGAGTTCGCTAACTCCGATCATAGCCTGATTTTTCGTTCAACTATACTTTACATTCTATAAATTGCAGGGGCTCACCACCTTCTTGTTCAGTAAAAAGGAAGCAAAACCGCCAGAGTCATCTGCTGGGTCACTAGCTAGGGTACGAGTAGAAGCAAAGACGATGATCACGCGCGCAGGCAAAAGACCTTACAGAAAAGCAACAACGATATACTCATGGATAATTGCAGACCAAATGTTGTGCTTTCTTTTGAGTTGGCCCACACAGGTTTTTCTTCCAAGCTCCGCCAGTCCCTcagtctcataatgtaagacatttgtTAACACTACACCAGTGtccaaaaacgtcttacattctAGGAAGGAGGGAGCATTTTTTTTTCTATTAAGAAAGATGTCAAGCTACCCAAATTGGGTGCAATAGTTCCTCAAATGATCAAAGTTAAGGGTTCTTTTCCTTCAGGGCTCCCTTGACCTAGGAGCACACGATAACCCATCTTCCGTGACTCCCCGACTAGGCACatgcctcctcttcttcctctgtcgtTCCGACGATGAGAGGGGGCTGGGACTCCAAGACTTTGGTTTGGTGGGGTTAGGGTTAGGAATAAATTTAAGTTTGTCTTTGATCAGCAATTGCAATATGATGGCCGACGTTCTCAGTGTGGAATAAGGTCTCTTGCCTCATCCTCGCCGGAATGTGTGGAGGATTATGAGTCCCTAGCACTGGTTATCCGAGTCTCGCCTTTTTTCTACAGGTTTGTATCAGTGACGCTATCTTGCGAAGTGAAGAATGTTCCCCTGTATTTTGGCCCTTCGGCTCCCTTTCCAACCGATGATGGTTGGCCATCCTCGGCCGGGTCGAGGAGCGTGCAACTCCGTCTTGCCGGATCAGGGGTGCTCTAAGGCCATGCTCGACGTTTTCTTTTCCGGGGCATCGATTTGCTCATGCGGATTGTGGCCGATGGCATTTTCTAGTCTACATCGATGATTCCCTATCGTTGCTTCTATAGGCTCCTTGATTTCAAAAGTTTGCACCGCTGAGACGGGGGCCCAGATATGGTAACGAGCTTTGCACATGGCGTGCCGCTGATCGATGCGAGAGGAAAAAAAACTTCGGCTACTAAAGAGACGTGATGTCTTAGGGCCGATAATAAGGCTTCCAACACTATAACAAACaaacacaatgaacattttggacaagcacaGAGGCACCAATAACTTGAATGTGTTTTACAATTTCTTTAAAGGTGTTTTTGTAAAGTCGTGTGCTACTAAATATATGGCCTATGGTCTTTTCACAATTTATTATATTGTAAATTTAAGGATGAAGCCGATCTTGATGCATAGTCATTAGTCTACACGGTAAGCACGACACAATCTTAACGTCGTTGCGTCGAGAAAGGGTGTGGCAATTTATCTTTCTTATGTGTCGACAAGGCGCAAAACCACTTCCCATTGGCTTTGGCCTCACCTTTTGACGATTATTGCGCTCTTTTTCAGTGTGTTTGTGTTGTCAGCTGGCCCTCCAGATATAGTTTGGCGAGGTAGCGTGGGACATTGGTGGTTTTAGCTCGAGTTTGATGAAATTAATATAAGGTTTAGTGTTCCTTCTAAAGTAGACCGTCTTTCTTCTTTTAATAGAAACACGGTTGCCTTATGACAAGGTTCGTAAAATTGAGCGGATGGAATCTAATCCTTACTTACTCATAGTTGAATTAGTGTACTTTCGAGTAGGAGTGGGAGGGAATGACGAAGCTTGCCGTCGCCTTTTATACTAAACCATACATCACTCTCTTTCCACTGATGACTTCCCCAACTGAAAACCATCATGTTTTTTCGTTGTCACTGTAATGTCAACTCAGTTGATGAGGAAGGCAAAGTTTGGGATTAAACAGCACCCACTCATTGTCATAGTACTCACAAGCTAACAACAACTATACCTTTGCTAAAGACAGGTTCGTACGTCACTTCCAATCACTTGTGGAAAGCTAATCGAAGCAAGGTTTGCAAtgtgtcggggaggctgatccacgaacacctatggagACCGGCAGACCGGGctcctttcggttcggcgggaggcggagattgcacgaagagcggatcgaggcgaagcacacgagcggtttacccagcttcggagctctccggagatataatactcctactgctgcatgtctgagtgtattgagttcttgctcgggagggTTGAGTGCTAAAGTACAcatagctgctaacgagaccgagcgtgagtgtttttctgccctcGAACCCCTTTCtaagttgcgcatgggcctccttttatatgctaaaggggtcaccgacaggtggcaacgtagataagggtaaaaatggaaaaggaattggggttggtacagctacctgtacagtgtatcctacctaaccctgacggcaggggacaaaggcattaaattcccgtctacgtcgcccaaatagtgcaaaaaggaccgtcagggacgccaccgctcgccacgatggcaatcttgtcagcgccgcttgccaccgcgcaccgctggctgcacagcctcctgccacgcgcgcctggaaaggccccagggcgacacgttggtggatgtgctggagcgcgggtacagggtggtaactttgccgcggcaagcgccttgccgcggtcgttgtcttgtcgcgtccggaagcttgtcgctcaccgggccttgccgggacgcgtggcgcgtcgcggcaagttccttgagatgccttggttggccttcccggcaagctcctcttgccggggccttgtctccttggtttgaatactttgttcttgaatggctccacaggaaccacggaggaccttggcggtcactcggcaagccttgccgcggggtgctgcaactgcccgtgcacaagttcgggatattagggtacccctactctagtacaccgacaggagcccccgggcctgggccacacatggtgccgagcgctgttgggccaggcccaaaacagggcacgggcacgcgcggcctgggttacgccgta is a window encoding:
- the LOC123042055 gene encoding FCS-Like Zinc finger 2 gives rise to the protein MAASVACAFFFDAEPAGEPGKHALDACALCAKRLARDSDVFMYRGDTPFCSEECRHEQMHLDAVCARQAARRLQRFSAETESQSHRGQRQSRKVSIAG